From the genome of Candidatus Hydrogenedentota bacterium:
CGCGGCGTCCCGTCCTTGCTGTTGTCGTTGACGATGACGAGTTCGAAGGGAATTTGTTCCGATCGCAGTTCGCCGGCCAGTGTTTCGATGGTCGGCAGGATGTTTTCTTCCTCGTTGTAGGCCGGAATGACGATGGAATAGCGCAGCGTGTTTTTGGGAACCGGCTTCCGCTCAGATGCGGCCTTCGAAGCCATGGTAGATTTCCTCCATGATCCGCTGCAGGTCGTAGGCGTACTGCCAGTCCGGATAGTGCGACTGGAACCGGCGGACATCGCTGATCCACCAGATATGGTCGCCGATCCGGTTGTCCTCGACGTAGGTATACACCATTTTCTTGCCGGCCAACCTCTCGCAAATGGCGATGGCCTCCATTATCGAACAGTTGCTGTGGCGGCTGCCGCCCATGTTGTAGACTTCGCCGGATCGCGGCTTCTTGAAGAAGCGCCAGAATGCGTCCACCAGATCCGCCGAATGGATGTTGTCGCGCACTTGCTTGCCCTTGTAGCCAAAGATGCGGTATTCGCGCCCTGTCATCGCGCATTTCATGAGGTACGAAAGGAATCCGTGGAGTTCCGCGCCCGAATGGCCCGGACCCGTCAGGCATCCGCCGCGGAACAGGGCCGTCTTCATCCCGAAATAACGACCGTATTCCTGCACCATGACATCCGCCGCCACTTTTGAAGCGCCGAAAACGGAGTGCTTGGTCTGATCGATGGACATGGTTTCGTCAATGCCGTGTTCGGCGTAGGGATGGGACTTTTCCACTTCCCAACGTGTTTCCATTTCGATCAGCGGCAAATAATTGGGCGTGTCGCCATAGACTTTGTTGGTCGAGGTGAAAATGAAGGGCGCTTCGGGGCAATGCAGGCGTGTCAATTCCAGCAAGTTCAGCGTACCCACCGCGTTGACGCCGAAATCCGTCAAGGGTTCCCGCGCGGCCCAGTCGTGGCTGGGTTGCGCGGCCGTATGGACCACGAGAGCGATATCCGAACCGTATTCGGCAAAGATTCGATCCAGCGCGGCGTAGTCGCGGATATCCGCATCATGATGGCGATAGCTGGGAATCGTTTCCCGCAGGGACTCGGCGGCCCATTTGGTGGATCCTTCCGGCCCGAAGAAATATGCGCGCATGTCGTTGTCAATGCCCACGACGGTAAACCCTTCGCGGGCAAACCGCCGTACCGTTTCCGCGCCGATCAACCCTGCCGATCCCGTTACCAAGACAACGCTCATTTTCCCTCCTTCTGGATGATTCCAGCCGCCAATATCATGACACCGAGCATAGTAGCCGAGCCTCTCCGAACCTGTCAACCGCCTTGCCCAAGATTTTAGGACCGCTTCTTCTCGACACGGTTTTGCTTTTTGGTGCATACTCAATTCCTTGAGAGTGCCGAGTTCTTGAGGCAAAAGCATGAGAAGTTCCACGAAGATAGCCATTCCGGGCCATTTCATGTTGGATCAGACATCGGAATCCGGTGGGAAAATTGAAAATGGCCACCTTGTAGCGCCGATTTCCAAATCGGCATTTCGTATTTCATCAAGCCGATTTGGAAATTGGCGTTACATTCCGGTGCGTTCACGACTCCGAGAACGAGGTACTCTCATGTCAATCCGTTTGCATGGGATTTGGGAGTGTGTCGCGTGAAAGCAGCCGCGGGTTGGATAATCGGCGCGATGGGCGTGGTGCTGGCCGTGGCGGCGCTGTGGCCGCGCGAGGCGATCTCGCGCGCCGAAAAAGAGGCGCTGGCCGAAGGACGCGTCGTGATTGTGTTCTGGGATCGCCACCAAGGCCATGAGCACGAGATGCGCCGCATGCTCATTGACGAATTCAACCGTAGCCAGAACAAGGTGTATGTTCGTCCGATTTCGATCGGCTATAACGCGTGCATGGAGAAACTGCTGACATCCATTGCGGGCAATTCGCCGCCGGATCTGTGCGCGCTTGACAGCACTATGCTGATCCAACTTGTCGCGCAGGGTTGCTTCATGCCGCTCGA
Proteins encoded in this window:
- a CDS encoding NAD-dependent epimerase/dehydratase family protein — its product is MSVVLVTGSAGLIGAETVRRFAREGFTVVGIDNDMRAYFFGPEGSTKWAAESLRETIPSYRHHDADIRDYAALDRIFAEYGSDIALVVHTAAQPSHDWAAREPLTDFGVNAVGTLNLLELTRLHCPEAPFIFTSTNKVYGDTPNYLPLIEMETRWEVEKSHPYAEHGIDETMSIDQTKHSVFGASKVAADVMVQEYGRYFGMKTALFRGGCLTGPGHSGAELHGFLSYLMKCAMTGREYRIFGYKGKQVRDNIHSADLVDAFWRFFKKPRSGEVYNMGGSRHSNCSIMEAIAICERLAGKKMVYTYVEDNRIGDHIWWISDVRRFQSHYPDWQYAYDLQRIMEEIYHGFEGRI